The DNA region TCAATGgagagcatgtgtgtctgaaaatgtaatgaaacGTTTTAACTCAATTTCTCCATTCAAATAAGTCAAAATCTACTGCAGTATCATTCTGTATTTTTGAAGTGCTGCAACATCTGACCACCAATCCTACAATCCTATGCTAGCTTTCAAAGCAAGGAGACAAAGGTTGGCTTcaactttttattgtttctaaCAGGAGCTGAATCAAGTGAGCGGGAAAGACAGTACAGAGTTTTgccatctttatttttttttttttaattatgttgaGAGCCTTGTGGCATCATTGACAGCATACAGTTAACGGACaatacaaaaagacaaacagcttaGAAAATACTTACCTAGGCCGTTCCTGGTTTGAgtgattaaaaaacaatgttAACAGCTCTGACAGCTAAACTTAAATTTCGGCCCTTTCAATCTAACTGAACCTCCTTTCTCCAGCTTTGTCCAATCATCTTTACAAGCATGGCGTGACATCAAACAGGACAACAGCTACTGAACATACTCCTTGACTCCTTGATATTAACAAAATTAATAAAAGTTGGCATTTGGTGCGGGGGAAGAAGTCTCCATCTAGACCATATTCCTCAAAACTTGCACATCTACGCATTGTAGTAATTTAATAACAGCTTAAGACGAACTAAAGAGCAGCTGCAACCTATATTTCGCAATTCCAAGTTAAAGCTGATGAAACTGAAGTCAGAGTTACAATTTTCTTGGTGCAACAttgtcctttaaaaacacacaacactcttAATCCATTTATAAATAGATCAACAAATAATGATGGCTGGGCATTCCCTCCACAAGCTGCAATTAGTCCTGtatgcacacagacaggagaAAAGGAAATCCACTGATCCAAGTACTAAAGGGGTAAGCACGGCATCCACAATCCTCTCATGCTCACCTAATATACTGTGTTTTAGGACAAGAGTCTCAGAGGAGGTGCCTGAAAGTCTCAGGCTCGATCTGGCTCAGGAAATGCAGATGTGTGATGCAATGACAAATGTGATGGAGGATAAATGTGTACATCTGTCGGCTCTTTTACAAATAAAGAGTTCCATTATAATAAATGATAGAGATGGAGACAATCATTCAGGGTGAGGGCTGGAGTGGAAATTGATGGCTGGACATGGTTGGGGTATTACAGCAAAAGAAATCTGCGTGCTTCTAGTTCAGGCATTGTCACTGGTCTCTACTGTCTGGACCAGGTGTTCTGGCTTGTTGCCATTGCTATGGTGCTCCCACATCTGCAGGTAGAGCCTCTCCAGGTCCATTGTGTACTGCTTGGTGTTGAAAAGAGGGCTGCAGATTCGCTGCTTCCAAACACGTGCTCTGACCATCTTCAGGCtacaggagaaaaataaaatggtcAGACTTTTTCTTTGCAAGAATGTTTTTTCAAAAGTCAGATCAAATTCTACTTACTATTCCATGTCAGATCCCAGTTTGACTGCTATGTCCTCATAGTCCTGGCGACTCTGGGCTATTAGCTCAGGGCAGCCCAGACAGTTGAGTTGTGAGGCGGCCACGCGGGAGGCAAGGGTCTCACCTTTAGAGAGGTTTACAATTAAATAGCAGCATTCACTTTTCACCAATTTATAAAAATCATAATAAATAAGACCATTTGTGATGTCTCGTGTTCTAACCTGGCATGGTCACCATGGGTGTTCCAGCCCAGAGGACATCCATGCCCGTGGTATGGCCATTGCATAGCGGAGTGTCTAGGCAAACGTCAGCAAGCTGGCCCCTTCTCACATGCTCCTCCTTGGGAGCCACAGGAGAGAAAATAATGCGAGAGCCAGGCAGGCCCATGTTCTGAGCGTACTGTTGGATGTTTGGCTCGCCAACAGCAGGGAAACGAAGAAGCCATAGCACACTGTTGGGCACACGCTTCAGGatctgcaggaagaggagagttTTCACACAGATTTTTATCAGATCCTAAGAAATCCAGCAAtactatttttatattttaaatgcagAGTTGAAGGAGTTGTTATAACCAAGTGTGTCTAACTTACGTTGGCCCACATCTGAAGGGTAGGGGGGTCGATCTTGTAGAGCTGGTTGAAGTTGCAGTAGACGATGGAGTCCTCTGGCAGGCCATACTGGGAGCGGGTTGTCACAACAATTGTGCGTGGCACCTCCTCCCCAGTGGCAGCTTTGTTATTGATCTAAAATAAATGAGAGAACAGTGTTTCTTAGGGGGGGGAGCAGCCTCAATGCTTTTGCTCTAAAGCTTTATTAAGTGTGACAGCTTCTTTGCTGTTTGAACCCCCAAACCAACTGGTGACAACATGCTGTCTGGGAAGTCATGACAGTATCATAAATTGTACAGCAAATCCCTGGTGCCACCATTTCCCTCACCAACAGTTCTGTGCTTCCACCTTACTTAAATAAAGACATCATACCTGTGAGGACACAATCTCAGGGACTAAAACCTCATCTGCTGAAAAGATCTGGAAAAGCAGCAAGCTAAATTGAATTGTTGGTCTTGCCTTGTTTCTGCGATAGATGTTTTGTACGCATGTGACAACCCTGAAGATTTGAATTTACATAGACAAGCGCATCCACGTTAGACATACCTGTGTGGTGGCCAGGCCATTGCTGACAGTGAAGCCATTTATTGTAACCTGGATTTGGCCTTGGTTGATCATGTTGATGATTGCTTCGGCCGCTGTATTCATGGGGATTACAGGCATGGACAGAGCTCCGTTTGTGTCACCGGCAGAGTCCTGGTTGTTGTCACACTTCATCTAGTCACAGTGAATAATTTCAACTTTTAAATTATGGTTCAACTCCAAGTCCCTCTCCAATGCTAATTTTTGACTGCACTGCATATTAacatattttaatgattttatcATAGAAACTCTTATCTGACTCAGATATCAATGTGGAATTTCTCATTAACATACCCCAaggacaaaaatgacaaactaagTCATTGTTGtgttctgctgtcactgagACTCAACATCGATATAAAATTAACAAATGGTCAAACACTACCACCTACAGGTCCAAAACCTAACTATAGTGCCTCACACAAAACTCACTGGTTGGTCAACAGTACAcccaaaacaacaacttgcTTTTCAAGGTTAAGGAATTCTCATACCTTTATCACTTTCACATCTGGCAGACTGTCCAAGAAGGCCTTCAGATCAATACCGTTTAGAACAATGCGGTTGTCAAAGATGTGTCCATTAGACTTGAAATCAATCACTGCCTTTTTCTGTGgatcaaagaaaacaaatgttaatCATCAAAAAACTTTAAAACCCTACAGCCCACCAGCAGCTTTGAAAGGCATGTTTcttaaaataaattcaaaattaTTCCATTTATCATAGCCAGAAACTAAAAACAATAATTATCACAGGGTTGTCAAATTTCCAGCTGTCCATGAACGGATCATGTATCACATACACAAATTTAAGTTTAAAATAGTGCTATTTCATCTAAACCGCTTTATTCTGTGTCTCCCTTAAATCAGATCTAATCAAAAATGTTAAATTCTGTGATGTTCAGCACAACTGGGAAGCTTTGACTGACTAGACGGACAACAACAGTCATGTGTACAGAATTCAGTGAAAGTTCAACTGATGTGCAGGCCTTGTCTACAGAGAGCGGACGACAACAGAAGTTCGAAGCAGAGGTGGTAAAAATGTGAGTAGTTCAATATCTAAAGCATGTGGAAACGCCTGGTAACCGCTTTGGGTTCTGAGGATTAAACAAGATGCTCAGCTGAGCAATGTGAGGATGGACAAACCTTGAGGTGAGGGAACATGTTGGCATGGTCTCCAATAAAGAAAGTATTGGGCATGTAGGCCAGTTTCTCAGAATACTGCTCGGCTACTTCAACAGGCGACGTCTCCTTGTCAGAGATGATGTAGTCCATGAAGGGCGCCCCGCTGGTTCCAGGGTAACCCAGCCACATTGCCTGTTGAATGGGTAGAAATAAACAATCATTAGTCCATTgctaacattttgttttactctTATCAACAGATCAGACTAATATGACTGTGAAGGGCAGTTATGTACTTGCACAGGTGACATTTATCCCCATGATACAACTGTGTCAATCAGAAATCATATGCAGCGCTCACCTGAACAGGCGCAGGGCGGAGGGCAAACAGCTCGTTTCGTGCTCCCTTGGTGTATCCATTCATGTTGACCAGAATATGGACTCCATCCTGGTGAATACGATCAGCTGCCTTGCCGTTGCAAGGaatctggaggagagaggtgacagTTTCAGTAAAAATTGTTTTTGAAATCACATACAACagcccctttttttttaaaatgaccgGTCGGTTAAAATTTCACAGCCTTAAGGTTAACAGACAACAAATATACTGATACTGATGAAGAAGCAACTCCAGGTTACCTGTGAGAGGTCTGTGAAATGATGAGCCTCTGCTACCACTTTCACACGGAAGTTGGTGCTGTCGTCAGGGCTGAGCGCATAGCAGAACACCTTGGAGAGTAAAAAAATGAATGGGAGACTTAGAGTATAAAATATACAGAGAAATTGTCAACGATTTTAGTCAACCCCATGTATCATTTACTTAAAGAGCACACACTGTAATAAGCACTACATACACTTGTCAGGTCAAGTTTATCATTTTTAGAGTTAATTAAAATTGTAATAGTTATGGACATACCTCAAATTTCTCAGGATTGTGCATTCCAGGAATGGACTGCATCAGGTGGGAAGTCGGGTGGTTGCCAAAGTCAGAGCTGACGTAACCAACACGCAGACGTCCACCGCTGGCCTTCAGATCCTTCGGATGCTCATAAGCAGGTTTGTGCAGTGCATTGATCTGTGGAATAAACAAGAGTGTAAGCTTACAACTATAGCAAAAGAGACAATTTTAGTTTGAGTTACATTCATTGTAACAATGGTGGACGAATactgaacagtgaaaaacaacCACTGATTCATCTAAAATCATGTCCAACCTTATACCATACTCTCTTCCCTGCAAGCAACCCATTCACC from Chaetodon trifascialis isolate fChaTrf1 chromosome 5, fChaTrf1.hap1, whole genome shotgun sequence includes:
- the LOC139331495 gene encoding UDP-N-acetylglucosamine--peptide N-acetylglucosaminyltransferase 110 kDa subunit isoform X9: MACYLKAIETQPNFAVAWSNLGCVFNAQGEIWLAIHHFEKAVTLDPNFLDAYINLGNVLKEARIFDRAVAGYLRALSLSPNHAVVHGNLACVYYEQGLIDLAIDTYRRAIELQPHFPDAYCNLANALKEKGNCLSQVSEAEECYNTALRLCPTHADSLNNLANIKREQGNIEEAVQLYRKALEVFPEFAAAHSNLASVLQQQGKLQEALMHYKEAIRISPTFADAYSNMGNTLKEMQDVQGALQCYTRAIQINPAFADAHSNLASIHKDSGNIPEAIASYRTALKLKPDFPDAYCNLAHCLQIVCDWTDYDERMKKLVSIVADQLDKNRLPSVHPHHSMLYPLSHGFRKAIAERHGNLCLDKVHALIKINALHKPAYEHPKDLKASGGRLRVGYVSSDFGNHPTSHLMQSIPGMHNPEKFEVFCYALSPDDSTNFRVKVVAEAHHFTDLSQIPCNGKAADRIHQDGVHILVNMNGYTKGARNELFALRPAPVQAMWLGYPGTSGAPFMDYIISDKETSPVEVAEQYSEKLAYMPNTFFIGDHANMFPHLKKKAVIDFKSNGHIFDNRIVLNGIDLKAFLDSLPDVKVIKMKCDNNQDSAGDTNGALSMPVIPMNTAAEAIINMINQGQIQVTINGFTVSNGLATTQINNKAATGEEVPRTIVVTTRSQYGLPEDSIVYCNFNQLYKIDPPTLQMWANILKRVPNSVLWLLRFPAVGEPNIQQYAQNMGLPGSRIIFSPVAPKEEHVRRGQLADVCLDTPLCNGHTTGMDVLWAGTPMVTMPGETLASRVAASQLNCLGCPELIAQSRQDYEDIAVKLGSDMEYLKMVRARVWKQRICSPLFNTKQYTMDLERLYLQMWEHHSNGNKPEHLVQTVETSDNA
- the LOC139331495 gene encoding UDP-N-acetylglucosamine--peptide N-acetylglucosaminyltransferase 110 kDa subunit isoform X11 yields the protein MACYLKAIETQPNFAVAWSNLGCVFNAQGEIWLAIHHFEKAVTLDPNFLDAYINLGNVLKEARIFDRAVAGYLRALSLSPNHAVVHGNLACVYYEQGLIDLAIDTYRRAIELQPHFPDAYCNLANALKEKGNVSEAEECYNTALRLCPTHADSLNNLANIKREQGNIEEAVQLYRKALEVFPEFAAAHSNLASVLQQQGKLQEALMHYKEAIRISPTFADAYSNMGNTLKEMQDVQGALQCYTRAIQINPAFADAHSNLASIHKDSGNIPEAIASYRTALKLKPDFPDAYCNLAHCLQIVCDWTDYDERMKKLVSIVADQLDKNRLPSVHPHHSMLYPLSHGFRKAIAERHGNLCLDKINALHKPAYEHPKDLKASGGRLRVGYVSSDFGNHPTSHLMQSIPGMHNPEKFEVFCYALSPDDSTNFRVKVVAEAHHFTDLSQIPCNGKAADRIHQDGVHILVNMNGYTKGARNELFALRPAPVQAMWLGYPGTSGAPFMDYIISDKETSPVEVAEQYSEKLAYMPNTFFIGDHANMFPHLKKKAVIDFKSNGHIFDNRIVLNGIDLKAFLDSLPDVKVIKMKCDNNQDSAGDTNGALSMPVIPMNTAAEAIINMINQGQIQVTINGFTVSNGLATTQINNKAATGEEVPRTIVVTTRSQYGLPEDSIVYCNFNQLYKIDPPTLQMWANILKRVPNSVLWLLRFPAVGEPNIQQYAQNMGLPGSRIIFSPVAPKEEHVRRGQLADVCLDTPLCNGHTTGMDVLWAGTPMVTMPGETLASRVAASQLNCLGCPELIAQSRQDYEDIAVKLGSDMEYLKMVRARVWKQRICSPLFNTKQYTMDLERLYLQMWEHHSNGNKPEHLVQTVETSDNA
- the LOC139331495 gene encoding UDP-N-acetylglucosamine--peptide N-acetylglucosaminyltransferase 110 kDa subunit isoform X10 gives rise to the protein MACYLKAIETQPNFAVAWSNLGCVFNAQGEIWLAIHHFEKAVTLDPNFLDAYINLGNVLKEARIFDRAVAGYLRALSLSPNHAVVHGNLACVYYEQGLIDLAIDTYRRAIELQPHFPDAYCNLANALKEKGNVSEAEECYNTALRLCPTHADSLNNLANIKREQGNIEEAVQLYRKALEVFPEFAAAHSNLASVLQQQGKLQEALMHYKEAIRISPTFADAYSNMGNTLKEMQDVQGALQCYTRAIQINPAFADAHSNLASIHKDSGNIPEAIASYRTALKLKPDFPDAYCNLAHCLQIVCDWTDYDERMKKLVSIVADQLDKNRLPSVHPHHSMLYPLSHGFRKAIAERHGNLCLDKVHALIKINALHKPAYEHPKDLKASGGRLRVGYVSSDFGNHPTSHLMQSIPGMHNPEKFEVFCYALSPDDSTNFRVKVVAEAHHFTDLSQIPCNGKAADRIHQDGVHILVNMNGYTKGARNELFALRPAPVQAMWLGYPGTSGAPFMDYIISDKETSPVEVAEQYSEKLAYMPNTFFIGDHANMFPHLKKKAVIDFKSNGHIFDNRIVLNGIDLKAFLDSLPDVKVIKMKCDNNQDSAGDTNGALSMPVIPMNTAAEAIINMINQGQIQVTINGFTVSNGLATTQINNKAATGEEVPRTIVVTTRSQYGLPEDSIVYCNFNQLYKIDPPTLQMWANILKRVPNSVLWLLRFPAVGEPNIQQYAQNMGLPGSRIIFSPVAPKEEHVRRGQLADVCLDTPLCNGHTTGMDVLWAGTPMVTMPGETLASRVAASQLNCLGCPELIAQSRQDYEDIAVKLGSDMEYLKMVRARVWKQRICSPLFNTKQYTMDLERLYLQMWEHHSNGNKPEHLVQTVETSDNA